The Streptomyces sp. NBC_01244 genome contains a region encoding:
- a CDS encoding ATP-binding cassette domain-containing protein, with the protein MGDITENAVEVRGLRKQYGEVTAVDGLDLTIRRGEVFGLLGPNGAGKSTTVEILQGHRARDGGEVSVLGADPARAGRAWRSRVRPVWQWPGPRPRNSRSVRWRALRPLLPFLRLSASRCRITTSQAFPPDAPRTVFGGAGTGVELGVHTSCPLVAVRGILASPVAPACRGHWLGPAG; encoded by the coding sequence ATGGGAGACATCACAGAGAACGCGGTGGAAGTACGGGGGCTCCGCAAGCAGTACGGCGAGGTCACCGCGGTGGACGGACTGGACCTGACGATCCGGCGGGGCGAGGTCTTCGGCCTCCTGGGGCCCAACGGCGCCGGCAAGAGCACGACGGTGGAGATCCTGCAGGGCCACCGGGCACGGGACGGCGGCGAGGTCTCCGTCCTGGGGGCGGACCCGGCGCGGGCCGGGCGGGCCTGGCGCTCGCGCGTCAGGCCCGTCTGGCAGTGGCCGGGTCCGCGCCCACGGAACTCACGGTCCGTGAGATGGCGAGCACTTCGCCCGCTACTACCGTTCCTTCGGCTATCGGCCAGTCGCTGCCGCATCACCACGAGCCAGGCGTTTCCGCCTGATGCCCCGCGAACGGTCTTCGGGGGCGCAGGGACCGGGGTCGAGCTCGGCGTACACACGTCTTGCCCGCTTGTCGCGGTGCGCGGCATCCTCGCAAGTCCGGTAGCCCCTGCCTGCCGTGGCCATTGGCTGGGGCCCGCGGGGTAG